The Erigeron canadensis isolate Cc75 chromosome 4, C_canadensis_v1, whole genome shotgun sequence genome window below encodes:
- the LOC122596392 gene encoding uncharacterized protein LOC122596392, whose translation MSPVMNEPATPPPTIGKMGPYTVFVTPPPSDHPSPATVSESPKTYNLSNPIQQKSAHPVQPPPVQYDKSGSSKGGFFWDAVAKVQNAHSSLDEYVAHWFGLNQSKYQWALDDYYESQGVGKVDTQAKLASTKAQSV comes from the exons atgtCCCCTGTGATGAATGAACCGGCCACCCCACCTCCGACGATCGGAAAGATGGGTCCTTACACCGTCTTTGTTACTCCACCACCATCTGACCACCCATCTCCGGCCACTGTTTCTGAGTCACCCAAGACATATAATCTTTCTAATCCGATTCAGCAGAAATCTGCTCACCCGGTTCAGCCTCCACCGGTTCAGTATGACAAGTCAGGTTCATCTAAAGGTGGATTCTTTTGGGATGCTGTTGCTAAAGTCCAAAATG CACATTCAAGTTTGGACGAGTATGTAGCACATTGGTTTGGGCtaaatcaatcaaaatatcaGTGGGCTCTTGACGATTACTATGAAAGCCAGGGAGTG GGAAAGGTTGACACACAAGCAAAACTTGCATCCACCAAGGCTCAAAGTGTGTAA
- the LOC122597619 gene encoding 3-hydroxyisobutyryl-CoA hydrolase 1-like, whose product MALPIQREADQQVIFEEVSGARKVVLNRAKKLNTLNYEMLRRIYERVKVYENDPTIKLLILKANGKVFCAGGDLTSAYTFEALGHWSFGASYYRKEYCLDYVLATYKKPIVAILNGGVMGGGVGMSIHSTFRIVTENTIFAMPEAIIGLFPDVGASYFLSRLPGFFGEYLGLTGARLNGAEMVAFGLATHFVPSKNLQSMENAVEEMIASSPDEPISVATMSRIISKFAEQVNAKQAGPYPSRLTMINQCFSGKSCEEILSSLERIATQVQEKWIHDAITSMKSATPLGLKIFLKLIRDGRSRNLKQCLETEYVAICHLLGRSINNDFYEGSRAMLIDKDKKPRWAPLKLEGISDEMVAKCFSRTFGEDEDWVPLQLPSRPNDVSSKL is encoded by the exons ATGGCTTTGCCCATCCAGagagaagcagatcaacag GTGATATTTGAAGAAGTTTCAGGAGCAAGAAAAGTGGTACTAAACAGAGCAAAAAAACTAAACACTCTCAACTATGAAATG CTAAGAAGAATTTACGAGAGAGTGAAAGTGTATGAGAATGATCCAACAATTAAGCTTTTGATATTGAAG GCGAATGGGAAAGTATTTTGTGCTGGTGGCGATCTCACATCTGCCTATACGTTTGAAGCTCTGG GACATTGGAGTTTTGGGGCGAGCTATTACAGGAAAGAATATTGTTTGGACTATGTGCTTGCAACTTATAAGAAGCCAATTGTGGCCATTCTTAACGGAGGCGTTATGGGAGGAGGTGTTGGAATGTCCATTCATTCCACATTTAGAATCGTGACAGAGAATAcg ATTTTCGCTATGCCTGAAGCAATAATTGGACTATTTCCTGACGTTGGTGCATCGTATTTTTTGTCACGACTTCCAGGATTCTTCG GAGAATATCTGGGACTGACTGGTGCTCGATTAAATGGAGCCGAGATGGTGGCATTTGGTCTTGCAACTCATTTTGTTCCGTCCAAG AATTTACAATCTATGGAGAATGCTGTTGAAGAAATGATTGCCTCATCACCAGATGAACCAATTAGTGTAGCTACAATGTCCAGGATTATTAGCAAGTTTGCCGAACAAGTAAATGCTAAACAAGCTGGTCCATATCCTAGCAG GCTCACCATGATTAACCAATGCTTCTCCGGAAAGTCATGTGAAGAAATATTATCATCACTG GAACGTATCGCTACACAAGTTCAAGAAAAGTGGATCCACGACGCAATAACATCAATGAAATCGGCCACTCCATTGGGTCTGAAGATTTTCTTGAAGTTG ATAAGAGACGGTCGTTCCAGAAATCTCAAACAATGTCTTGAGACAGAGTATGTTGCCATTTGCCACCTTCTTGGCAGAAGTATTAACAACGACTTCTACGAG GGATCTAGAGCCATGTTGATCGACAAAGATAAAAAACCCCGG tGGGCACCTTTGAAACTTGAGGGAATTAGTGACGAAATGGTGGCCAAGTGTTTTTCAAGAACTTTTGGTGAAGATGAGGATTGGGTACCTTTACAGCTTCCATCAAGACCGAATGACGTTTCTTCCAAACTCTAA